The window cagaaagcttgaaaattggAAATTAATTAATTGTATGATCCACGATGGCATTATTCATAAAAATTGTTCTTGTGATCctccatttttaaattatacccATTTCCCACTGTAAAGAAAGATCCTGTTCGCCGTGATAAATAGATTAGACTTATTAATCGTGTGGATGCTAAGGGTAAACCCTGGACTCCCAATGTGCATAGCAGAGTTTGTTCTGAACATTTTGTAGATGACGAACCCTCCTTAAAAAACCCTTTGCCCACACAAAATCTTGGATATAATGCTTCTTCAAGAATTAAAAATTGTCTGCTCATTCGTCGAGAAGAAGTATTACATATTCTTCAGAGGATTCATTTACAGACAAATCTAGTTTATCTTCAATATATATTATCGATCTTCTTGCTTCTTATcatgaataattttttactcaataatataacaaacaagctaaagaaaacaaaatatgttATATCACAGAAAAAGCCAGGTGCTACtccattttataaaactttcCTCActcaaaattatgtaaaatgttttagCAATGTCAAGTCAATTGAAGTATTTAATATCCTTCCTGATTTTATATGTCCATATGTTTAGAAAAGATTTTGCTCTGATCCAGTGAAAAGAAAGTTTAACGGTACACCTAAAAAATTTGGCAGACAACGGAAGTTGCATTCCAAAGATTTTTATTGATGTTGTTAAAGTTTCGTCTTGGCCTACTTAATAAAGATATAGCTCACCGATTTATTATATCTCTTAGATTggtgtcaaaaatgtttcattcttGGTTACGAGCAAATGCTGAGGTCTTAAAATCCTTGGTTTATGTTCCTGACCCTGGTACAACTTATGTAGTTAGACCTTGTTGCTTTCACAGATTTCAAAAATTGATGGCTATAATTGACTGCACAGAAATTTTCTTGAAACTCCTAAAGATTTGAAGCTACAAAGTGCTACATGGGGTGAATATAAGCATCACAACACTTTGATATTTTAAGTTTGTAAATCACCAAATTCAAGCATTATTTTCGTCTCAAAAGCTTACACTGGAAGGATTTCAGACCAGGCATTGACTCTTGATTGTggatttttagacattttaccAAAATATTCAAGTATTATGGCAGACAAAAGTTTTAACAATTTTGAATGAATGTACAGCAAGGTCCATTTACTTTATTGATCCACCTGATAGAAGAGGTGCATCACGAATGACACCTAGTGAGGCACAACAGACAAGTAATATCGCAAAAGCTTTTTAATAAACTTCTTTCTGTATGCTTACAGTCAGGATCAACATCACAACAATCACTTATACGCTCCAATGCTAGTGAATGACTGTGTATTCATGCACTGTTAACTGACTTAGAGTTGCGAAAGATATCTAGCACACTTTTTTAATATGTAAGTAGTTAAGctatttatagctagctagctcaatTATACAACctaaataaatgttaaagttaTCCTCTATATGTTATTTAACCTTCGCCAGGATAATGTTTTCCTAAAATGTAACCCACTAAAATTATCCATGCAGTTAGTATTTTGTTCTTTGTACCTGGCTGCAAGCTCTTCATCACTTCtaacaacttgtttttttcgtatAGAGAGAAATTTTGTGAGTGCCAGATGACTACTAGCCATGACAAACCAACAATAACAGTTTTCTGACTTAACTTGAGGCACCGGTAGCTCAAAATTTACGTGACTTCGTGGCACGGATTCAATATAAGGTGCATGAATTTAATTCCAGCAGGCTCGGCACGTGAATCAATTTTTCGACATTTTgataaaattaattcccttaaggtTTTTTGAAACCAAATCCAAGTAAAATACTCATTAGATATGTCGATATTTTCTATATTTGAAATAACTACaattgaaatatttaatataaacTCACTCAGTTACAATTTTTCCtaaatacatttcaatatttcttatattttgtttctttgtagCTTCGATCACTTGTGTGTCAGCATAATCGACAACGAAGAAATTCACTGTTTTTCCTCTAATCTTAGTTCCACTGAAACACCTACCACGACCTTCATTTATGAGTTTATTGCAAAGTTCAGCATTATACGTATTGCACGGGGGAAAGGGGGAAAGGTACAAGTCATATCGGACAAAATTATGTATTGCCGCCTCTGCCTCACACCTTTCCTGCCCCATCTCTTCAACCAATTTGCGACAATAATTAGAACCGAAGTATGACATGCCGATCCATGTGTAACCCACGCTCTTATGTGATAACGCCCAGTTTCTGTAATTATGATTCGAAAGACCGTCATGCATGATGATATAAATGCGTTTGTTTTGATTCACTGCTGATCGTAGTGTTGCATTCTTCGATGGTTGAATAGCAACCTTGGAGGAGTTGGAATGGATCCATTTTCTTTCAAGTTGTTGAATGATATCACGTGCTGTCTTATCACTATTTTCTATAGCAAAATCACGATTAAAGTGGATCACAATAACTTCATTTTCATGCCCATCTTCATTCATCCAACGATCAATTTGGGTGATCATTTTCTCTATTGAACCTGCATAAGCATCAGCATGGCATATCCATGCACTATTCGGTTCATAATGGTCTTCCCAGCAAGTATCAATATCAAAATACCGAATGCCAAGATCGAGTTGAGCGTAAAAACTTTTGTCCTGGTTGCGCCACCAGCAACTATATACTACTGTTTTTTTTGGTTGATCAACAGATAAAGCGAGTCTCCCACCAGATTTCCACCAATGATGGTATAAATCACCATCAAAACCTGCTCCGGAATTATGCGTTCCTGCCAAGGAGACTTGCTCAATGGTTAAATCACAGAGTTCTTCAAATCCATTGCATTTCGTTGCATATGTATAGCTTTGCATCATGATAAACAGAATGGTGAAAAACATTGAAGCGTACATTGCTTGACGAGTAATCTAAACAAGTAAAAATTTCTTGACGTTTTAgagtattattttttacctagtTGTTAGCCTGCAGAAAAACCGTCATACTCGGCCACCGAGTTGTAGTTCATCCATTTTATTCCAGGCATAGCTTTTTCGTGTATCAGCACATAATTTTGAAGCACGAACCGTTAAAAAAGATTCTTACTTAGCATTCATTATTCTTTCAGTATTTGCTATGATAAAAGTGTAACTAACTGACACACAAATAAATAGAGAAGAATAGAAGTTATTCTTCAGTAAAAATCGTTCTTACCAGTATGGCTCGTCTTGTCTTAATAAGAATTCAATGTATATCTACAAAGGATGATGATTTCTGAAATAATTAGAGCAGAAAATTtggtaaatataaaattatcttttaatcTCTCTCACACTTTCGGAATTTAGCCAACAGAAATAAACGACGACTGATTGGTTTCTCGAATACAGATTAAGGAAACATTTATTGGTGCATAAAATAACTGGtttctaaaatagctagagcagaaaaaatttttaaataaaatttacgtTATTTACTCTAAAGaatttgtttataaaatatattctaTGAAAAATTACACATACCTAAAAAGAGTTATCTGTTGAAATAGCTAGGAATTAATTAAGTCTATTAGCCTCAGTTCTAGTGCACCATGTTCTATGTATTATGCAAAAGAGGTAGTGTCAGTTTTAATGCATCTTTTATTAGCCTTGGTTCTATTGTGCTATTGTTATAGTATTCTACTTATTCTTAAGAAAAGGTACGTCTGTAGACCGAACCAAGGatcttgtgattacgaagcgaacgtcataaccacaaggccacaaaCAAAAATAGTAAAACTAGATAGCTAAGCAGTGATCGCCACTTGAAAAAAGTACGCCCTGAATGTATCTGGTgtaatatctaaaaataaaaaaataaatgcatgAGAGGATTTGATGCTTGATGAAAATAATCAACTGCTTGGTAAGAAAAAGATGTTATGATGAGAAGACGTCTTTTCCAAGTAAACGCCTATATCGCATAATAGTGAATTCTTGAGTTTTGAATAAAGACCAGGGCGTTTTATCGGTTAAATACGGTAGATATGTATAATATAGAATAATACCTAAATAAAACACTTTGGAACCAGAAAACTAAAAAATCCACATGGTAATGCATTTTCCTGAAAATCACTGTCTTATTCCATTCAGTACTCACATTTATTTCTAAATCATTCATTTTAATACTTCTTATATGTTGATGtcgtacatttttaaaaacttgctTATCTGCAACTTTCAACGCGTGTCTATTTGCTCGACGATATaacctaaagaaaaaaattaatattgtatttataatgtacggtaaataatttttttgctaactGACCTGGTtagtttttttcattaaaaaaggaCGGCTGATGTGAATTTTTTGACGTCTGATGAAAGACTTCGCAAAGGTaatgatttttaatatttaaagcaaaaaatttGTATCTTAAAAGCTTTCTTCTACGGCTTACCATGATGATTATTTCTGAAATAGCTTTctagaacagaaaaaaaattattttcttaagcaTCCATATCTGCAGAAAAGACGTCAAAAAACCTTCTTCCACTCcttcttttcgcttttttgctAGCATTTACGTGCTTGATTCACGTAAAAAAGAATAGATGTATTGGCGACAATTTTCAAACCaataaaaattcataaaaatttttgtaactatTGTGAGCTAACAGTTCAATCTGATAAACGAATCGTTTATGCTTCAACAGACAATGGTGTAGTAAACGTCAATCTTAGTGTAGCAATTCTTAAAGGGCAGAAAAAGTCTTTTTATCAAACTACATCAAAGCAGTTCCATGAACTACCAAATGTTTCCACGAAATAACCAGCTATCAAACAAAGATCTTGCCATAGGAAGAAACATTAGCTGTATGGTTAAATTGCAGTAATAAACGGTGACTGTACTTATAGcgcattgtaaaaaacgaaCATAATACTTAGGGCTATACCCGGTTTTTACTCACTTCACTTAGCATTGTAATTCGACCTTAATTAATATTAGTTTTAGAAACATGGCAAAACAGGAACAGCGTTATACATTTGTTTATGAGACAATCGTCCTGCGCTTGACAAAGGGTATGGTTGAAACGTTTTTAGTTTTCTTCAAATCAAGCATTTTTTTAACGACGATCAGGGTTCTTTTTTTTGCGCGTGCGCTGTCGTGAAATATTTGATGATTGTCGTGTAGATCATCTAATGTTTTTTGAGAGTgtctagaaaaaaaaaacatttgaaattctCCACCCTGCGTAGCACTTAGTATATATATCATTTCAGTAGTGCATGTTGTGCCGCGTGATACGTTTGTGATACGTGCAGCATTTTGTAACTAAAGCGGTTTACTTCGTAGTACTTGCCgcgctttttaataaaaacaactcaTTTTGAAGTAAAAAAACTGAAGCGTCTCCTTTATGGAATGAACTGCCACTAGGGTTAAACTTCGCGATTTCACAAACTGTTAGTGTTTTAGCGAATTCCGCTGTCATCATTCGCGAAAATATGTTCTCgcgaatttttgttaatgtttgcattaaaaattaaattctattctattttattctttatttttcacaagcTTGTTTTGTGAGAAATTTAAGTaaattgtgtttgtttaagaaGAAAATATTTGACCCCgcgaagaaatatatttttctttagctGACATTGTACCATTTGATGACTTTCTACCCAGTCCTCCGATGAATCTAGGCTTTGATGTGGATGAAGAACGAAATACCTTTAACTATTTTCTGAATAAACATTAACTTTTGCTACTCGCTTCTCCTGAATAAAAATAgactttataagaatattaggCTGGAGTTTTAAGTTAAAACACAACAGGTCTATTATTTATAATAACAgagaaatataaataataaccaACCCGGCTAGAAATTTTGcactctttttaaaaaagtgagaACGAAcgagaatgaaaacttttatgTAATAAAGACTtttcattcgcgaaaataaattctcgAGAAATTTATTGAATCTATTTattcgccaaaataagttcTTGGGAAAATTAATTCCTGCGAAAATATATTCCACTAGCGTAGCAAAGGTCAGGAAAAAAACCCAGATCTGGCTTTTTTCCTGACCTTTTTACCTTATAATGATCCTCGAACCCTACTATGGTTTAACTGGTGTGTGTTCAGTCTATAGAccttttcataaattattgcgCAATAGTATGCCTCGTATTGAAAACGAGACAAGCGGtgctaaacttttttgtaaacaaaatgtcgGAGGGGAAtacgaagaaaaaacataaaagatcTCAAGGAAAGCAATGTGCTGCCTGGGGATGCAATAATCGTAGCCTGGTTGAATTTGAAAATGAATTAATATCTTCAaccataagtttttttaaatttccgaaAGATTCAGGAACAAGGAAAGTGTGGTGCAGCCGAATTAAACGTATTGATGGACAAGACAACTTTAGAGTAACCAGCCATACTGTGCTGTGCGAAAAACACTTTGCAAAAAGTGATATAATAAAAGCCCCTGGAGGGACACGCCGCAGATTGAGAGATGGAGCCAAACCTACACTATTTGAAAATGTGGAGGATTTTAGCAAAAGAAAAGCTCCTGTTAACAGACCATCTCCTcgaaaaaaatttagagaaacatCCACTCTAATTCCTGATGAGACTGATATAGGGGATGATTCCACTGAATTTGTAGCTGAGCCAGACTTTATTATGAGGGAGGAACCAGAcgcaatttttttgtcaaaagaagttgaaaagcttacagaagaaaaaaagagtttGTGTAAAGAGATAGAAATGTTGAAACACAAACTCATGGAAAAAATTTCtacagttaaaataaaatttgtcgaAAATGTTTTGTCATCTGATGCATCATGTAAACATTACACTGGCATACCAAACATCGAAGTGTTTaaagaattattaatttttttaaacccagGACAAAATGGAGAAAATGTTATTCTTTACAATAATCAAGATGTCAAAGGTTTTAGTGATAGAGGTAGACCACGTACGCTGTCCCCTCttgaaagttttttattgaCCCTTGTTAGAATGCGAAGAAACTTTGATGTTTGccatttatcatatttgtttGAAGTGTCTGAAGGTACTGTAACAAATACTTTTCAAACGTGGGTAAATTATATGTATGTTAAGCTCGGAACAATATGCATTTGGCCTTCCCGCAGTCAAGTTCAAGAAAATATGCCAGCTAGTATGAAAGAAAGATTTGCAAACGTACGATGCATTATAGATTGTGTAGAGTTTAAAATTGCAGTGCCTTCATCTttatatttacacaaaatgATGTACTCAGAATACAAAAGTCACACCACCGTTAAAGTACTTGTTGGCATTGCTCCTGGTGGAGGTTTCACATTTATATCGAGTGCCTACCCCGGTAGCATCTCAGATAAAGATATTGTTGTCAAAAGTGGTTTATTATTTCCAGAACTTTGGCAGGCAGGAGATGCTATTATGGCTGATCGAGGTTTTTTGATAGAGGACTATGTAAAACCTCTTGGTGTGGAATTAATTATGCCATCATTTTTGAAAGGACGCGAGCAATTTTCAGAGTCTGAAGTAGTCAAAAGTCAACAAATAGCATCAGAAAGAATTCATGTGGAAAGAATGATTCAACGACTCAAATGTTTTCGAATATTCGATCGAGTTATTCCAGTAAACATGTTGAACTCCCTGAATCAAATTATTTCGGTATGTGGTATTCTCACAAATTTTCAAGACCCTAttttaaagtaaacaaacaactttAGACTGAAGCaatgttttaaatcaaaaatatttacaaaaagagtgatatatatacattacaAATATATACAGGTCTTATTTTACATCAATTTGTCCTGATCTTTCTCTATGATTTGTGGTAGCATATATGTAAAGTAAAAccgtaaaatgtttttttgtagttCTTGCCAGTATTTCATGTCAAATGGCACTCTGTCGATTACAAGACCTTTTgaggtataaaaaataaaatcacaccATGTTTGACATGTGATAGCCAATTGCATTTGTATCTGATTGTAATATGTGtgatctttatttattttgatattttctgtatTGCTGTCATAGAGAATGCAAGGGTTTTTCGCCACAGAACACACTAACTTTGGATCTATGTCTCTGTACAAGTGACTGCATTTTACCTCAAGGATGCCATAAAAGCCATTGCAGTTAACTCTTCCATCTGGTGTAGCTCCAAGCACATAATTATTTTGATCTATTGTTAAACCATTATTTTCCACAACAACTTGGAAACCTGCAATCTTCATGTATCTTTCATAATGTGCAATGGCTATGGGTTCATGATATCGTCCATActcaaatttaacttttaaaaactgttGTGGTACACAACCATGCACTATATTTCGTGCTAAAGTTTTTAAGCCTCTTTCTGTTTTGGGTCCACTGTTTCCAAGTTTGTTGCACAGTGAGGCAGTAAATCTGTTTTCTCTATACTTGAACCAATTTGGATTGTTAGCTTGGTCTCGTGTATTTTTTTCGATGCTGATTGCATCAGCTGCCTgctcttttaaattttgtagtaACATTAGCTTTTTTTGCTCAACTAAATGAATTTCATTGGCATAATTATCGATAACATtgtcattttgtttaaaaaagtggtCAGTAAAATCTGAAAACAAAACCCGGTCGCCCTTGTTTCCATCCTCCTTAATGTTACAGTAAACTTTAAAATCTGGTGGCATTAAGGCACATTGGTAGCTCAGAATAGATCCAAATGGCACC is drawn from Hydractinia symbiolongicarpus strain clone_291-10 chromosome 8, HSymV2.1, whole genome shotgun sequence and contains these coding sequences:
- the LOC130656072 gene encoding uncharacterized protein LOC130656072, which translates into the protein MYASMFFTILFIMMQSYTYATKCNGFEELCDLTIEQVSLAGTHNSGAGFDGDLYHHWWKSGGRLALSVDQPKKTVVYSCWWRNQDKSFYAQLDLGIRYFDIDTCWEDHYEPNSAWICHADAYAGSIEKMITQIDRWMNEDGHENEVIVIHFNRDFAIENSDKTARDIIQQLERKWIHSNSSKVAIQPSKNATLRSAVNQNKRIYIIMHDGLSNHNYRNWALSHKSVGYTWIGMSYFGSNYCRKLVEEMGQERCEAEAAIHNFVRYDLYLSPFPPCNTYNAELCNKLINEGRGRCFSGTKIRGKTVNFFVVDYADTQVIEATKKQNIRNIEMYLGKIVTE
- the LOC130653855 gene encoding uncharacterized protein LOC130653855, giving the protein MSEGNTKKKHKRSQGKQCAAWGCNNRSLVEFENELISSTISFFKFPKDSGTRKVWCSRIKRIDGQDNFRVTSHTVLCEKHFAKSDIIKAPGGTRRRLRDGAKPTLFENVEDFSKRKAPVNRPSPRKKFRETSTLIPDETDIGDDSTEFVAEPDFIMREEPDIEMLKHKLMEKISTVKIKFVENVLSSDASCKHYTGIPNIEVFKELLIFLNPGQNGENVILYNNQDVKGFSDRGRPRTLSPLESFLLTLVRMRRNFDVCHLSYLFEVSEGTVTNTFQTWVNYMYVKLGTICIWPSRSQVQENMPASMKERFANVRCIIDCVEFKIAVPSSLYLHKMMYSEYKSHTTVKVLVGIAPGGGFTFISSAYPGSISDKDIVVKSGLLFPELWQAGDAIMADRGFLIEDYVKPLGVELIMPSFLKGREQFSESEVVKSQQIASERIHVERMIQRLKCFRIFDRVIPVNMLNSLNQIISVCGILTNFQDPILK